In Kocuria turfanensis, a single genomic region encodes these proteins:
- a CDS encoding carboxyl transferase domain-containing protein, with product MRALSSQVDPGSPDFGANAAAQHRLVAELGQRLDRVAQGGPAASRARHVGRGKLLPRERVDHLLDPGSPFLEVGALAAEGMYDDECPAAGLIAGIGLVHGRQVMVVCNDATVKGGTYYPMTVKKHLRAQEIALENRLPCVYLVDSGGAFLPMQDEVFPDREHFGRIFYNQANLSAAGVAQIAAVLGSCTAGGAYVPAMSDETVIVRGQGTIFLGGPPLVKAATGEEVTAEELGGGELHAAVSGVVDHLAENDEHALEIVRDIVTTLPPPAPRAWPVRPAEPPAVAEDELPGAVPVDPNAGYDVHEVIARLVDGSRFAEFKAEYGTTLVTGFAHLHGHPVGVVANNGVLFAESAMKGAHFVELCDQRGIPLLFLQNITGFMVGRDYEAGGIAKHGAKMVTAVATTRVPKLTVVIGGSFGAGNYSMCGRAYSPRFLFLWPQARISVMGGAQAASVLATVKADQLAARGQDWGAEEREAFMAPIRRQYEEQGNPWYSTARLWDDGVIAPSDTREVLGLALEVCSRAPLPEPGFGLFRM from the coding sequence ATGCGCGCGCTGAGCAGCCAGGTGGATCCGGGCAGCCCGGACTTCGGCGCCAACGCGGCCGCCCAGCACCGGCTCGTCGCGGAGCTCGGGCAGCGCCTGGACCGGGTGGCGCAGGGCGGGCCGGCGGCCTCGCGGGCGCGGCACGTGGGCCGCGGCAAGCTGCTGCCGCGCGAGCGGGTGGACCACCTGCTCGACCCCGGCAGCCCGTTCCTGGAGGTCGGCGCCCTGGCGGCCGAGGGGATGTACGACGACGAGTGCCCCGCGGCCGGGCTGATCGCCGGCATCGGGCTCGTGCACGGCCGGCAGGTGATGGTCGTGTGCAACGACGCCACGGTCAAGGGCGGCACGTACTACCCCATGACGGTCAAGAAGCACCTGCGCGCCCAGGAGATCGCCCTCGAGAACCGGCTGCCCTGCGTCTACCTGGTGGACTCCGGCGGGGCGTTCCTGCCGATGCAGGACGAGGTCTTCCCGGACCGCGAGCACTTCGGGCGGATCTTCTACAACCAGGCGAACCTCTCGGCCGCCGGCGTCGCCCAGATCGCCGCGGTGCTGGGCTCGTGCACCGCCGGCGGCGCCTACGTGCCGGCGATGAGCGACGAGACCGTGATCGTGCGCGGACAGGGCACGATCTTCCTCGGCGGTCCGCCGCTGGTGAAGGCCGCCACCGGCGAGGAGGTCACCGCGGAGGAGCTGGGCGGCGGCGAGCTGCACGCGGCCGTCTCGGGGGTGGTCGACCACCTCGCGGAGAACGACGAGCACGCCCTGGAGATCGTCCGCGACATCGTCACGACCCTGCCCCCGCCCGCCCCCCGCGCCTGGCCGGTCCGGCCGGCGGAGCCCCCGGCCGTGGCCGAGGACGAGCTGCCCGGCGCGGTCCCGGTGGACCCCAACGCCGGCTACGACGTGCACGAGGTGATCGCCCGGCTCGTGGACGGGTCCCGCTTCGCCGAGTTCAAGGCGGAGTACGGCACCACGCTCGTCACCGGCTTCGCCCACCTGCACGGCCACCCGGTGGGGGTCGTGGCCAACAACGGGGTGCTCTTCGCCGAGTCGGCGATGAAGGGCGCCCACTTCGTCGAGCTGTGCGACCAGCGGGGGATCCCGCTGCTGTTCCTGCAGAACATCACCGGCTTCATGGTGGGCCGCGACTACGAGGCCGGCGGCATCGCCAAGCACGGCGCCAAGATGGTCACCGCCGTGGCCACCACCCGGGTCCCGAAGCTGACCGTGGTGATCGGCGGGTCCTTCGGGGCCGGCAACTACTCCATGTGCGGGCGCGCCTACTCCCCGCGGTTCCTGTTCCTGTGGCCACAGGCGCGGATCTCGGTGATGGGCGGCGCCCAGGCCGCCTCGGTGCTGGCCACCGTCAAGGCCGATCAGCTGGCCGCCCGCGGGCAGGACTGGGGCGCGGAGGAGCGCGAGGCGTTCATGGCGCCCATCCGCCGGCAGTACGAGGAGCAGGGCAACCCCTGGTACTCCACCGCCCGGCTGTGGGACGACGGCGTGATCGCCCCCTCCGACACCCGCGAGGTGCTCGGGCTGGCCCTCGAGGTCTGCTCCCGCGCCCCGCTGCCCGAGCCCGGCTTCGGCCTCTTCAGGATGTGA
- a CDS encoding acetyl/propionyl/methylcrotonyl-CoA carboxylase subunit alpha, whose amino-acid sequence MSPVTPSTPPRRFDVVLVANRGEIARRILRTLKALGIRSVAIYSEADRDAVHVREADVAVCVGPAAPAQSYLRIDAVVEAARATGAQAVHPGYGFLSENAGLARACAAAGIAFVGPGAEALEIMGDKIRAKRHVAAAGVPTVAGVSDPGLDDDALVAAAAGMDYPLLIKPSAGGGGKGMHVVEAPERLPEALATARRVAAAAFGDDTLFLERLIESPRHIEVQVLADTHGTVVHLGERECSLQRRHQKVIEEAPSPLLDPATRERIGQAACQVARSVGYAGAGTVEFLVAADRPEEFFFMEMNTRLQVEHPVTELVTGVDLVAHQLRVAAGEPLALAQQDVVLTGHAVEARVYAEDPARGFLPTAGTVLALEEPSGPGIRVDSSLAQGLTVGSDYDPLLAKVIAWGEDREQALDRLDSALADTVVLGVGTNTEYLRALLADPAVRAGALDTTLIERRLPELEFAAPDETHFAAAAAFLRARAGAPESGPEPGSGPWARAEGWRPTGRARPAVDLAHGLEQPRRTVVDDGVRLVPLPGRTAAHLLEAGGAARVVHVAAGAGSVWVGEDGFAVELHVLTREERLERALAALERTAGPAAPELHSPMPGTVVAVPAAEGERVAEGQTVVVVEAMKMEHRLTAPTAGTVELSVRAGEQVTLHQLLARVVPDAPAAAPGADPAAPGPGTPPATDPTSQEHSA is encoded by the coding sequence GTGAGCCCCGTGACTCCCAGCACGCCCCCGCGCCGCTTCGACGTCGTCCTCGTCGCCAACCGCGGCGAGATCGCCCGCCGGATCCTGCGCACCCTCAAGGCGCTGGGCATCCGCTCGGTCGCGATCTACAGCGAGGCCGACCGCGACGCGGTGCACGTGCGCGAGGCCGACGTGGCCGTGTGCGTGGGCCCGGCCGCCCCGGCGCAGAGCTACCTGCGCATCGACGCCGTGGTCGAGGCCGCCCGCGCCACCGGGGCGCAGGCGGTCCACCCCGGCTACGGGTTCCTCTCCGAGAACGCCGGCCTGGCCCGCGCGTGCGCCGCGGCCGGCATCGCCTTCGTCGGCCCCGGCGCCGAGGCCCTGGAGATCATGGGGGACAAGATCCGCGCCAAGCGGCACGTGGCCGCCGCCGGGGTGCCCACCGTGGCCGGGGTCTCGGACCCGGGCCTCGACGACGACGCCCTGGTGGCCGCCGCCGCCGGCATGGACTACCCGCTGCTGATCAAGCCCTCGGCCGGGGGCGGCGGCAAGGGCATGCACGTGGTCGAGGCCCCCGAGCGGCTGCCCGAGGCCCTCGCCACGGCCCGCCGGGTCGCGGCCGCCGCGTTCGGGGACGACACCCTGTTCCTGGAACGGCTCATCGAGTCCCCCCGGCACATCGAGGTCCAGGTCCTCGCCGACACGCACGGGACCGTGGTGCACCTGGGCGAGCGCGAGTGCTCGCTGCAGCGCCGGCACCAGAAGGTGATCGAGGAGGCGCCCTCGCCGCTGCTGGACCCCGCCACCCGGGAGCGGATCGGGCAGGCCGCCTGCCAGGTGGCCCGCTCGGTGGGCTACGCGGGCGCCGGGACCGTGGAGTTCCTCGTGGCCGCGGACCGGCCGGAGGAGTTCTTCTTCATGGAGATGAACACCCGCCTGCAGGTCGAGCACCCGGTGACCGAGCTGGTCACCGGCGTGGATCTCGTGGCGCACCAGCTCCGCGTCGCCGCGGGGGAGCCGCTCGCGCTGGCCCAGCAGGACGTGGTGCTCACCGGCCACGCGGTGGAGGCGCGGGTCTACGCCGAGGACCCCGCGCGCGGCTTCCTGCCCACCGCCGGCACCGTGCTGGCGCTCGAGGAGCCCTCCGGCCCCGGGATCCGCGTGGACTCCTCGCTGGCCCAGGGCCTCACGGTGGGCTCCGACTACGACCCCCTGCTGGCCAAGGTGATCGCCTGGGGCGAGGACCGCGAGCAGGCCCTGGACCGGCTGGACTCCGCCCTGGCGGACACCGTGGTGCTGGGGGTGGGCACGAACACCGAGTACCTGCGCGCCCTGCTCGCCGATCCCGCCGTGCGCGCCGGGGCGCTGGACACCACCCTCATCGAGCGGCGCCTGCCGGAGCTGGAGTTCGCCGCCCCGGACGAGACCCACTTCGCCGCCGCGGCCGCCTTCCTGCGGGCCCGGGCCGGCGCGCCTGAGTCCGGGCCCGAGCCCGGTTCCGGGCCCTGGGCCCGCGCCGAGGGCTGGCGGCCCACCGGCCGGGCCCGGCCCGCCGTGGACCTCGCCCACGGGCTGGAGCAGCCCCGCCGCACCGTCGTCGACGACGGCGTGCGCCTGGTGCCCCTGCCCGGCCGGACGGCCGCGCACCTGCTGGAGGCCGGCGGGGCCGCCCGCGTCGTCCACGTCGCGGCCGGGGCGGGCAGCGTCTGGGTGGGCGAGGACGGGTTCGCCGTCGAGCTCCACGTGCTGACCCGCGAGGAGCGGCTCGAGCGGGCGCTGGCGGCCCTGGAGCGCACGGCGGGGCCCGCCGCGCCCGAGCTGCACTCGCCCATGCCCGGCACCGTCGTCGCGGTCCCCGCGGCGGAGGGGGAGCGGGTCGCGGAGGGGCAGACCGTGGTGGTCGTCGAGGCCATGAAGATGGAGCACCGGCTGACCGCCCCCACCGCCGGGACCGTCGAGCTGTCCGTGCGGGCCGGGGAGCAGGTCACGCTGCACCAGCTGCTCGCCCGCGTGGTGCCCGACGCCCCCGCCGCCGCACCCGGTGCCGACCCGGCGGCGCCCGGGCCCGGGACCCCGCCGGCCACCGATCCGACCAGTCAGGAGCACAGCGCATGA